The proteins below are encoded in one region of Misgurnus anguillicaudatus chromosome 24, ASM2758022v2, whole genome shotgun sequence:
- the tagln gene encoding transgelin isoform X2 yields MANKGPSYGLSRQVQDKIEQKYDGELEGRLVEWIVAQCGSGVGKPEPGKLGFQTWLKDGCVLCELINSLCKDKPVKKIQNSSMAFKQMEQVSQFLNAAEKYGVIKTDMFQTVDLWEGKDLAAVQRTLMALGSIAVTKDDGMFQGDPSWFFKKAHENRRDFSEDQIKEGKNVIGLQMGSNKGASQAGMTGYGRPRQIMNP; encoded by the exons ATGGCAAACAAAGGTCCATCTTATGGGTTGAGCCGCCAAGTGCAGGACAAAATCGAGCAGAAGTATGACGGTGAACTTGAGGGGCGTTTGGTGGAGTGGATTGTGGCTCAGTGTGGATCTGGAGTGGGAAAACCAGAACCAGGAAAACTGGGTTTCCAGACCTGGCTCAAAGATGGATGT GTTTTGTGTGAACTCATCAATAGTCTCTGTAAAGACAAGCCTGTGAAGAAGATCCAGAACTCAAGTATGGCTTTCAAACAGATGGAGCAGGTGTCTCAGTTCCTTAATGCTGCTGAGAAGTATGGCGTCATTAAAACTGACATGTTTCAGACCGTTGATCTGTGGGAAG GAAAGGATTTGGCCGCCGTGCAGAGGACACTCATGGCCCTGGGCAGCATTGCTGTTACAAAAGATGACGGCATGTTTCAAGGTGATCCCAGCTGGTTCTTCAAG AAAGCTCATGAGAACCGTAGAGACTTTTCTGAAGACCAGATAAAAGAAGGGAAAAACGTCATAGGTTTGCAGATGGGATCAAATAAAGGAGCATCCCAGGCTGGCATGACAGGCTATGGTAGACCTCGACAGATCATGAACCCATGA
- the tagln gene encoding transgelin isoform X1: MASQGMANKGPSYGLSRQVQDKIEQKYDGELEGRLVEWIVAQCGSGVGKPEPGKLGFQTWLKDGCVLCELINSLCKDKPVKKIQNSSMAFKQMEQVSQFLNAAEKYGVIKTDMFQTVDLWEGKDLAAVQRTLMALGSIAVTKDDGMFQGDPSWFFKKAHENRRDFSEDQIKEGKNVIGLQMGSNKGASQAGMTGYGRPRQIMNP, translated from the exons GGTATGGCAAACAAAGGTCCATCTTATGGGTTGAGCCGCCAAGTGCAGGACAAAATCGAGCAGAAGTATGACGGTGAACTTGAGGGGCGTTTGGTGGAGTGGATTGTGGCTCAGTGTGGATCTGGAGTGGGAAAACCAGAACCAGGAAAACTGGGTTTCCAGACCTGGCTCAAAGATGGATGT GTTTTGTGTGAACTCATCAATAGTCTCTGTAAAGACAAGCCTGTGAAGAAGATCCAGAACTCAAGTATGGCTTTCAAACAGATGGAGCAGGTGTCTCAGTTCCTTAATGCTGCTGAGAAGTATGGCGTCATTAAAACTGACATGTTTCAGACCGTTGATCTGTGGGAAG GAAAGGATTTGGCCGCCGTGCAGAGGACACTCATGGCCCTGGGCAGCATTGCTGTTACAAAAGATGACGGCATGTTTCAAGGTGATCCCAGCTGGTTCTTCAAG AAAGCTCATGAGAACCGTAGAGACTTTTCTGAAGACCAGATAAAAGAAGGGAAAAACGTCATAGGTTTGCAGATGGGATCAAATAAAGGAGCATCCCAGGCTGGCATGACAGGCTATGGTAGACCTCGACAGATCATGAACCCATGA